A genomic window from Gossypium hirsutum isolate 1008001.06 chromosome D10, Gossypium_hirsutum_v2.1, whole genome shotgun sequence includes:
- the LOC107915405 gene encoding uncharacterized protein — protein sequence MVLRLVPMQQADIQRWPGTRKISKQSSLAVQQLKLKVADLIITPKQAWDKLNEEFQGTERIRQRQLLNLIRDFENLKMREEETVKQYADRIMAVVNSIRLLGENFDEARIVEKVLCTLPERNKEELAGLKTIRKVLFKPKPDKPDKPEELAGLKTIRKVLIKAKSYGKTGLSLMLQEAVTNPIGIARGLIIQRRDAGLDQMLNLHSQQKNTEVQVAEDSSEHKEHVFAVSCLAAEKKCPKGWLLDSFRTNYMSPDASLLKTLDRSYKTKVKVGNGNKVISNVLLVPEIDRNLHSIAQLLERGYSVVFKGKQCQIADPSGSSLMTVTMTDKCFEVHWPSDSKSAYTASANDSKLWHQRLGHANFKSMA from the exons ATGGTGTTGAGATTAGTTCCCATGCAACAAGCTGATATTCAAAGGTGGCCAGGCACGAGAAAGATCAGCAAGCAGTCTAGCCTTGCTGTGCAGCAGCTGAAGCTTAAAGTTGCTGATTT AATTATAACTCCAAAACAGGCTTGGGATAAGCTCAATGAGGAGTTTCAAGGCACAGAGAGGATAAGGCAACGGCAGCTGTTGAATTTAATAAGAGATTTCGAGAACTTAAAGATGAgggaagaagaaacagtgaagcagtatGCAGATAGAATCATGGCAGTGGTCAACAGTATTAGGCTCCTAGGTGAGAactttgatgaggcaagaattgtggagaaagtTCTCTGTACTTTGCCTGAGAG gaacaaagaaGAGCTAGCAGGGCTGAAGACCATCAGGAAGGTGCTTTTCAAGCCAAAGCCAGATAAGCCAGATAAGCCAGAAGAGCTAGCAGGGCTGAAGACCATCAGGAAGGTGCTCATAAAGGCTAAAAGTTAtggaaaaacaggcctaagcctgatgctgcaagaAGCAGTGACCAACCCTATAGGCATTGCAAGAGGCCTGATCATCCAGAGGAGAGATGCTGGTTTAGACCAGATGCTGAAT CTACACTCTCAGCAGAAAAATACAGAGGTTCAAGTGGCTGAAGACAGTAGTGAGCATAAAGAACATGTCTTTGCTGTGTCTTGCTTAGCTGCTGAGAAGAAGTGTCCAAAAGGTTGGTTATTGGACAGTTTCCGTACAAActacatgtcaccagatgcatcCTTGTTGAAAACTCTTGATAGAAGCTACAAAACTAAagtcaaggttggaaatg GCAACAAAGTCATCTCGAATGTGCTGTTGGTACCTgagattgacagaaaccttcACAGCATAGCTCAACTGCTTGAGAGAGGCTACTCAGTTGTGTTCAAGGGCAAGCAGTGTCAAATtgctgatccaagtggatcaagcctcATGACAGTCACTATGACTGACAAATGTTTTGAGGTTCATTGGCCAAGTGACTCAAAGTCAGCCTACACAGCATCTGCTAATgattccaagctttggcatcaaaggcttggacatgccaacttcaaaTCGATGGCTTAA
- the LOC107915407 gene encoding receptor-like protein EIX1, with translation MTGHILSLNLSLPPLDKDNLVSHLTSNLEGKIDPCLSNLKHLRFLDLSGNKFDGLLPYQLGNLSNLQYLNLGDNGLYVQSLRWLSGLLLKHLDVNSMDLSRASNWLQLVNTLLPSLEELHLSACQLVPGLPVLNLNLSSLPILDLSYNDFSNQMDLRWEFKLNSLVLLNLEGNGLDGPIC, from the coding sequence ATGACTGGCCACATCCTCTCTCTCAACCTCTCACTTCCTCCTTTGGATAAAGATAATTTGGTATCTCATCTGACGTCAAATCTCGAAGGTAAGATAGACCCTTGTTTGTCGAATTTGAAGCATTTAAGATTTTTGGATTTAAGCGGCAATAAATTCGATGGCCTCTTGCCTTACCAACTTGGGAATCTCTCAAATCTTCAATATCTCAATCTTGGAGATAATGGTTTATATGTTCAGAGTCTCCGATGGCTGTCTGGTCTTCTACTGAAACATCTTGATGTGAATTCAATGGATCTTAGCAGAGCTTCCAATTGGTTGCAACTGGTAAACACACTACTCCCTTCTCTAGAGGAATTGCATTTGTCAGCGTGTCAACTTGTACCAGGACTTCCAGTGCTAAATTTAAATTTGTCATCTCTTCCCATCCTTGACCTTTCCTACAACGATTTCTCAAATCAAATGGATCTTAGGTGGGAGTTTAAGCTTAACTCTCTAGTTCTTCTCAATCTTGAAGGAAATGGTCTTGATGGACCCATCTGTTAG